The following proteins are co-located in the Betta splendens chromosome 9, fBetSpl5.4, whole genome shotgun sequence genome:
- the cabp1a gene encoding calcium-binding protein 1a isoform X1, producing MSASFLKSESTSSLLKSSSTARRPTHLPEHAADGRRSQHHHQHQHQHQHHHRPAALQSGGRADGSFWSAECDVSARRPLCHPSLAGAPDASNSEATRDKCKSHAPHSQVPDPPESSGEASRAARDGCRSSKPTHRHHHRRKHHREDRPPAAVPPDSEHRRRCHTHARPAPGAPCSADRQDDKAPLCESKDHRGGSVTNSGGQISSQSPSSGSLAPLSSRSSRRSRRSSAASSASDINLRTILNSLFGQDRELRPEEMDELRDAFKEFDKDKDGFISCKDLGNCMRTMGYMPTEMELIELSQQINMNLGGHVDFEDFVELMGPKLLAETADMIGIKELKDAFREFDTNGDGAISTSELRDAMRKLLGQQVGLKEVEDILRDVDLNGDGLVDFEEFVRMMSH from the exons ATGAGCGCCTCCTTTCTGAAATCTGAATCCACGTCGTCCTTACTGAAATCCTCCTCGACCGCGAGGAGACCGACACACCTCCCCGAGCACGCAGCCGACGGCCGGAGGAGTCAGcatcaccatcagcaccagcaccagcaccagcatcaccaCCGTCCCGCCGCGCTCCAGAGCGGCGGAAGAGCCGACGGGTCCTTCTGGTCGGCCGAATGCGACGTCAGTGCCCGAAGACCCCTGTGCCACCCATCCCTGGCCGGCGCCCCGGACGCTAGTAACAGCGAAGCCACGCGGGACAAGTGCAAGTCGCACGCCCCTCACAGCCAAGTTCCCGACCCCCCGGAGTCAAGCGGCGAGGCGAGCCGAGCGGCGAGGGACGGCTGCAGGTCATCCAAGCCCACGCACCGGCACCACCACCGCAGGAAGCACCACCGGGAGGACCGACCCCCGGCTGCCGTGCCCCCCGACTCTGAGCACCGTCGGCGCTGTCACACCCACGCCCGCCCGGCCCCCGGGGCGCCCTGTTCGGCGGACAGACAGGACGACAAGGCGCCGCTGTGTGAGTCCAAGGACCACAGGGGGGGCAGCGTGACAAACAGCGGCGGGCAGATCAGCAGCCAGTCCCCGTCGTCGGGCTCACTGGCCCCGCTGTCCAGCAGGTCGTCTCGTCGCTCCCGCAGGTCCAGTGCTGCTTCTTCTGCGTCGGATATCAATTTACGCACTATTCTTAATTCACTCTTTGGGCAG GACCGAGAGCTGAGGCCAGAAGAAATGGATG AGCTGAGAGACGCGTTTAAAGAATTTGACAAGGACAAGGATGGTTTCATCAGCTGTAAAGATTTAGGAAACTGTATGAGAACGATGGGATACATGCCCACTGAGATGGAGCTGATTGAACTGAGCCAGCAGATAAATATGAACC TGGGAGGTCATGTGGACTTCGAGGATTTCGTAGAGCTGATGGGCCCAAAACTCCTCGCTGAAACTGCAGACATGATTGGAATTAAAGAGTTAAAAGATGCATTCAGAGAG TTTGACACCAATGGGGATGGAGCTATAAGCACGTCAGAGCTCAGAGATGCAATGAGGAAGCTGTTGGGCCAACAG GTGGGTctaaaggaggtggaggacatcCTAAGAGACGTCGACTTGAACGGTGACGGACTGGTCGATTTTGAAG AGTTTGTACGAATGATGTCTCACTAA
- the mlec gene encoding malectin: MQRVTAQLVAGLLAAALSLLAEQCWADGGGPNLAERVIWAVNAGGESHVDVHGIHFKKDPLEGKIGKASDYGMRLPILRSSPEDQILYQTERYNEDTFGYDVPIREEGDYIIVMKYAEVYFAQSQQKVFDVRLNGHVVVKDLDIFERVGHSTAHDEIVPFSIRRGKLSVQGEVSTFNGKLTVEFVKGYYDNPKVCALYVMKGTLEDVPKLQPHPGLEKHEDEEEEEEDPEVGEEGGKKKVSTGSKYRVQSGPRTPNPYAADNSSLMFPILVAFGVFIPTLFCLCRL; the protein is encoded by the exons ATGCAGCGGGTCACGGCGCAGCTCGTCGCGGGGCTGCTGGCAGCAGCGCTGTCGCTGCTGGCCGAGCAGTGTTGGGCGGACGGCGGGGGCCCCAACCTCGCCGAACGGGTAATCTGGGCTGTAAACGCCGGGGGTGAATCGCATGTGGACGTGCATGGTATTCACTTCAAGAAGGACCCATTGGAAGGGAAAATTGGCAAAG CATCTGATTATGGGATGCGTCTGCCAATACTGCGCTCAAGTCCAGAAGATCAGATTCTGTACCAAACGGAGCGCTACAACGAGGACACTTTTGGATATGATGTTCCCATTCGCGAGGAAGGAGACTATATCATAGTTATGAAGTATGCAGAAGTGTACTTTGCTCAGTCACAACAAAAG GTCTTTGACGTGCGTCTAAATGGCCATGTGGTGGTTAAAGACCTAGATATCTTTGAGCGAGTAGGTCACAGCACTGCTCACGATGAAATTGTGCCTTTCTCTATTCGACGTGGCAAGCTGAGTGTGCAAGGAGAGGTGTCCACTTTCAATGGCAAACTCACAGTGGAGTTTGTAAAG GGTTATTATGACAACCCCAAGGTCTGCGCACTCTATGTAATGAAGGGAACACTAGAAG ATGTACCAAAGCTTCAACCTCACCCAGGGTTAGAAAAgcatgaagatgaggaagaagaggaggaagacccTGAAGTAGGCGAAGAAGGTGGGAAGAAAAAGGTTTCAACAGGTTCCAAGTACAGGGTCCAGTCAGGCCCCCGAACACCAAACCCATACGCCGCTGACAACAGCAGTTTAATGTTTCCCATACTTGTGGCGTTTGGAGTGTTCATCCCAACGCTCTTCTGCCTCTGTCGACTGTGA
- the cabp1a gene encoding calcium-binding protein 1a isoform X2, with translation MGLAETRVCTPLKTHTANLRKKKTSWSFLVPFISFGMGNSFNRPDRRDRELRPEEMDELRDAFKEFDKDKDGFISCKDLGNCMRTMGYMPTEMELIELSQQINMNLGGHVDFEDFVELMGPKLLAETADMIGIKELKDAFREFDTNGDGAISTSELRDAMRKLLGQQVGLKEVEDILRDVDLNGDGLVDFEEFVRMMSH, from the exons ATGGGTCTTGCTGAGACCAGAGTTTGCACCCCTTTAAAAACGCACACTGCAAACCTGAGGAAGAAAAAGACCTCATGGTCGTTTTTAGTGCCTTTTATTTCCTTTGGTATGGGAAACTCTTTCAACCGACCGGATAGGAGG GACCGAGAGCTGAGGCCAGAAGAAATGGATG AGCTGAGAGACGCGTTTAAAGAATTTGACAAGGACAAGGATGGTTTCATCAGCTGTAAAGATTTAGGAAACTGTATGAGAACGATGGGATACATGCCCACTGAGATGGAGCTGATTGAACTGAGCCAGCAGATAAATATGAACC TGGGAGGTCATGTGGACTTCGAGGATTTCGTAGAGCTGATGGGCCCAAAACTCCTCGCTGAAACTGCAGACATGATTGGAATTAAAGAGTTAAAAGATGCATTCAGAGAG TTTGACACCAATGGGGATGGAGCTATAAGCACGTCAGAGCTCAGAGATGCAATGAGGAAGCTGTTGGGCCAACAG GTGGGTctaaaggaggtggaggacatcCTAAGAGACGTCGACTTGAACGGTGACGGACTGGTCGATTTTGAAG AGTTTGTACGAATGATGTCTCACTAA